One stretch of Miscanthus floridulus cultivar M001 chromosome 18, ASM1932011v1, whole genome shotgun sequence DNA includes these proteins:
- the LOC136524560 gene encoding uncharacterized protein, protein MSSKDPALSSKQFGGITVVLGGDFRQTLPVLPNAKKNEILSTSITRSHLWQLCKIMRLTENMRLRSPSLSEPQRQKLQEFAKWLLQVGEGTVPSSSPIDQTDASWITIPEYLLLPLEFRNLEGLISFVYDTSDSSEPAAYLCERAILAPTNEIAAEINSHMIAKLTTEEMSYYSSDTIDDDTNNRATLEALYPTEFLNTLRLSGLPDHHLRLKIGVPVVSHTPSPMLERKTLHYKLQCYNVATNGHDTATSTLRHCRAIPRLEYAGHHYFYHAHATTSHWSVPSHKRERNAR, encoded by the exons ATGTCATCTAAAGATCCAGCACTTTCCAGTAAACAGTTTGGAGGCATCACAGTTGTGCTTGGAGGAGATTTTAGGCAGACACTTCCGGTGTTACCGAATGCCAAGAAGAATGAGATTTTATCTACATCCATCACACGATCTCATCTATGGCAGCTCTGTAAAATTATGCGCCTCACAGAAAATATGAGGCTTCGGTCTCCATCTTTATCTGAGCCTCAGCGGCAGAAACTCCAAGAATTTGCAAAATGGTTGCTCCAGGTAGGTGAAGGAACagtaccttcttcttctcctattGACCAGACTGATGCTTCTTGGATTACAATTCCAGAGTACCTACTCTTGCCATTGGAATTCAGAAACCTTGAAGGCTTAATTTCGTTTGTGTATGATACCTCAGACAGCTCAGAACCAGCTGCCTACCTTTGTGAACGAGCAATTCTAGCACCAACCAATGAAATAGCTGCTGAAATCAACTCGCACATGATTGCGAAGCTGACTACAGAGGAGATGTCTTACTATAGCTCAGACACAATTGATGATGATACAAACAACCGTGCCACACTTGAAGCCCTTTATCCTACTGAATTTCTTAATACATTGCGATTAAGTGGTTTGCCAGACCACCACCTCCGACTCAAAATAGGAGTGCCTGTAGTCTCTCACACGCCGTCGCCAATGCTGGAGAGGAAGACACTGCACT ACAAATTACAATGCTACAATGTAGCCACGAACGGCCACGACACTGCAACCTCcacgctccgccattgccgtgcCATCCCACGACTGGAGTATGCAGGTCACCACTACTTCTACCACGCGCACGCCACGACCTCCCACTGGTCCGTGCCATCCCACAAACGAGAACGCAATGCGCGCTGA